Proteins encoded in a region of the Tribolium castaneum strain GA2 chromosome 7, icTriCast1.1, whole genome shotgun sequence genome:
- the LOC135266770 gene encoding keratin, type I cytoskeletal 9-like produces the protein MELELLGDGSSGSGNGRGGSGRGGNGEGGSGGTSSGGTSSGGTSSGGTSIGGTSRGGTSKGGTGKGGTGRGGTSKGGTDRGEKSEKERTRRIHFCLQFYQFKIFKLSNKLLVVVDENTLRRSSATGADEETEVAVVEETWVLEYTTTEMQPLIIIIIMVYNIIFK, from the coding sequence TGGTAATGGCAGGGGTGGTAGTGGCAGGGGCGGCAACGGCGAGGGCGGCAGCGGTGGCACCAGCAGCGGCGGCACCAGCAGCGGCGGCACCAGCAGCGGCGGCACCAGCATCGGTGGCACCAGCAGGGGTGGCACCAGCAAGGGTGGCACCGGCAAGGGTGGCACCGGCAGGGGTGGCACCAGCAAGGGTGGCACCGACAGGGGCGAAAAGAGCGAGAAAGAGAGGACTAGGAGAATACACTTTTGTCTTCAATTTTAccagtttaaaattttcaaattatcaaaTAAATTGCTTGTTGTAGTAGACGAAAATACTTTAAGAAGAAGTTCGGCAACAGGGGCGGACGAGGAAACAGAGGTGGCAGTGGTGGAGGAAACATGGGTGCTGGAATACACTACTACGGAAATGCAaccattaattattattattattatggtttataatataatctttaaataa